A window of Nocardiopsis sp. Huas11 genomic DNA:
CCAGGGTCAGGGTCGCCGTGCCGCCCGGCTCGACCACGAAGGGCTCCCCCTGCTCGCCGTCGTAGGTGGCGAAGGCGCCCACGGTCGACCCCTGATAGTGGTCGACCCATGACACGCCGAGGTCCCGGTAGAGGGAGCAGGGCTCCTCGGCGGGGTCGTCGGACCCGCCCGAACCGCCGATGCGGATCATGGCGAACTCGATGTAGGTGGTGCCCGCGGCCGCCCCGCGGTCGTTCTCGATGATCTTGAAGTCGCCGGAGACGCACTGGCGCGTCTCGGTGTCGGCCGCTGCCGCCGCCGGGGCCGCGGCCGCCAGCACCGGCGCGGCCAGCGCCGCCGCGCACAGGCCCGCGAGCGCGGTGGAGCCGGGGCCGGGTCGTGTGGGCTGTCCTGCCATGGTCGTTCCTCCCGTACTGTGTGTCACCGCAGTAGGACGGGTGGGGCCGGGCAGGGGTTCGCCAAGACGGGGTCGACATCCGGGCCGTATCCGGTCATGGGCGCAGGCCAACGCGGGTTCCGGTCATCGCGTCGGCCCCGGGGGCCGCCGGGTGCCGGGCGCTGCACCCGACACCCGCAGTGACGTCAGTGACCGCTGTGGTCCTCGGCGTCGTCCTCGGACTCCTCGGCGTCGTCGGCGCCCTCGTCCTCGCCGTCCGCGCCGCCGTTCTCGCCGAGCATCGCGTTCATCTGCTCGATCTCGGCCTGCTGGGCTTCGAAGATGTCCTGGGCCAGGGCCTGGGCCTCGGGGTCCACGCCCTCCTCGATCTCCGTCTGGGCCATGGTGATCGCGCCCTCGTGGTGGAGGATCATCATCTCCAGGAAGAGGGTGTCGAACTCCTGCCCCTCGGCCGCCTCCAGCTCGTTCATCTCCTCGTCCGACATCATGCCCGGCATGTCGTCGTGGCCCATGTCCTCCATGTCCTCCATCGGGGCCTCGCCCCAGGACTCCAGGAGCCGGCTCATCTGCTCGATCTCGGGCCCCTGGGCCGCGGCGATCTCCTCGGCCAGGTCGCGGACCTCGTCGCCGGCCCGCGACTCGGCCAGATCGGCCATCTCGATGGCCTGTTCGTGGTGCGGAATCATCCCCTGGGCGAACGCGACGTCGGCGTCGTTGAACGCGGGCGCGGCCACCTCGGACTCGGAGGCCCCGGGCTCGGCCGTGTCCTCGGCCGGGCCACAGGCGGTGACGAGCAGGGCGGCGGCCGCCGCGGCGGTCGCGGGCTTCAGGGCGCGCTGAAGAAAGGTCATGGCATGCGTCTTTCGTGTGTGGTCGCTGTGCCGCGCTCGACGCGCGGCGATGGTGTCGGGTCCGGGTCGCGGGCGCCGTCGGCGCGGCGCCCGTGGGCCGTCCAGGCCGTGTTCTTCCGCGGGCTTTCGGGTGAGCTCGCGGTCGTCAGGTCGTCTCTCGCAAGACGATGTGCGATGTTCACCCTGGGTGGGCTTCACGAGCGCAGAGGCGCAGCGAGAGGCGGGCCTGGCGGCCGCGAGCCCGGAATGCCGCAAAGAACACGGCCTAGATCCGCAACACCTGCAACCGCGCCAGGGAGGGTGCGGGCGGGAGGAAGGCACGGCTGCGCGGCGGGCCGCGCAGCACGCGCGGTGCGCGGGGCACGGTGCCCGGCCAGGGGGAGAACGCCGCGGGGGCGACGCCGAGCAGCGCGACGGCCAGGGCGGCGATCGCCAGGCAGACCGCCATGGGATCGGTGGCCGGCAGATCGGACGCCGGGTGCTCCGCCGTCGAGACGGCGGCCGTCATCGCGTGCGCGCCCTGGTGGCCCTGGTGGCCGTCCTCCTGGACGTGGCCCAGTGTGTGCATGGCGCCCACGCCCAGCAGCAGCGCCGCGCACAGCAGCAGACGCGCCCAGGCCGGGGCCGGGCGCCTGCGCGCGAGGAGCGGCGCTGTCGACGACATGGCGACAGCCTAGTAGGCCTCGGACACGGACCGTGTCCGCCCCCCGCGGGCGCGTCTCAGGGGGCGCACTCCGGGCACACGCCGGACAGCTCGAAGGAGTAGTCCAGCGAACCGAACCCGCTGGTGCCGCCGATCCGCTCCACCAGCGGCGGCAGCTCCCGCATCTCGGGGACCTCCTCCACCTCGCCGCAGATCCGGCACAGCAGGTGGTGATGCTGCGAGGTGCTGCCGCACAGGCGGTACAGCCGCTCCCCGTCGGCGGAGTGGACGGTGTCCAGCACACCCTCGGCGGCCAGGCGCCGCAGGGTGCGGTAGATGGTGGACAGGCTCGGCGGCCGCTCCTGGCTGCGGGGCGTGGCGATGACGGCGTGGACCTCCTGGGCGCCGCGGAACCGCGGGTCGCGCCCCAGGACCCGCAGGACCGCGTGGTCGTAGCGCCCCATCAGGCCCGGGCGCCCGCGCCGTGCCGCAGGAGGTACAGGCCGGCCTCGTCGGGACCGGTCGGGGCGGCGTCCAGCCCGTGGCGTGCGGCCTCGGCGCGCAGTCCCTCGCCGGTCAGCACCCACCAGTCGTAGTCCACGTCGGTGGACCGGACCCGCTCCCCGCCCTCGTACACCTCGTAGGTCATGCTCCAGCGCACGCTCTCCGGGCCGGTGGGCTCCGCGGCGCTCCAGCCCCGGTAGTCGCGGCGGCCCACGGTGAACTCGCTCATCATCGTGCGCTCGACGGTGGTCGGCTCCTGGGGCGGGAGCAGGTTGACGAGCGCGACCGACCCCGGGGCGAGGCGCTGCGCGAGCATCTCCCAGATCCGGGCGCGCTGGAGCGGGGTGAAGTGGCCCAGGACGTTCATGGCCAGCAGGCCGCCGAAGCGCTCGGGCAGGCGCGCGGAGAGCAGGTCCTCGCCGTCGACGGTGACCCGGCCGCCGCTCCAGACGGGGTCGGCCGCGCGGGAGAGCAGGACCGCGCGCAGGCCGGGCGCGGGCTCGACGGCGATGACCTCGGCCTCGGGGAGGGTGTCCAGGAGCACCCGGGTGCCGGCGCCGCCGCCCGCGCCGACGTCGATCACGGGACCCTCGGCGCCCTTCATCGACGCCACCGCCTCGGCGACGTGGCCGCCGAAGGCCTCCCACCAGCCGGCGATCATGACGTCGATGAACTCCGCCGAGTGCGCGTAGTCGTCGTGGTGTGAGGACATGGGGAGTCCCTTCCTGGGGGTGCGCGACCAATGGGAATGATTATCATGATCGTAGCGCCTCCGCGCCACGGCCCCAACCCCGTCGGCGCGGCGGATCAGGCCCCTCGGGGCGGGCGGGCAGACTGTCGGTATGAGCCACAGCGAACTGACCGGACACTGGGACGGTCCGTGGTACCGCGTGGACGGCGACGGGTTCTCGGCCCTGTTCCTGCTCGATCCCGACGAGGACCCGGCGCTGGTCGACGGCGTCGACGTCGTGGTCGAACTGGCGGACGGGACGCGCTGGACCGGCACCCTGTTCACACTCGCCTCGGTCCAGCGGCGGATGGCCGAGGACGCCGAGACGGGAGAGAGCCTGGACGGGCGCTACTTCTGGCGCGCCGACTCCCTTATCGTCCGCGACCCAGGAGTGGGCGACATGACGCGGGTGCTGGCGGGGCTGATCGACTTCGGCGACCTCACCCGCGTGCTGCGCCGGGTCGATGCCGAGGACCTGGACGACGCCCCCGACGCCGCCCGCTGAGCGGGCTCGGTCCGAGGCCCGCCGTCGACCGGACCGGTGGACGGGGCCACCGCCGGGACCTTCCCCGAACCCACTGCAGGATCCGCCCCGGAGCCTCCCTCGGACCTACCGCCGACTCCACCGCTGGGGCCTTCCCCGGACCTACCGCGGGGCCTCCCCCGGGCCTACTGCCGGATCCGCCTCCGGATCCACCGCGGGGCCTCCCCCGGGCCTACTGCGGGACCTACCGCTGGCCCACCGCCGGTTCCGCCTCCGGACCGGCACCGTGCTCGGCCGCCCGCAGGGCGGCGACGCACGCCCGCACGCCCGGGGTCTCGGCGTCCACGCGCCACACCGCCCGGATCGACCGGCGCACCGGCGGGTCCAGGGGCCGGAACACCACCCCCTCGGGCGCCGGCCGCTGCCCCAGGTCGGGCATGAGCGCCACCGCCACCCCCGCCGCCACCAGCGCCAGCTGCGTGGGCAGCTCCTTGAGCGCGTAGCGCACGGTGGGCTCCACCCCCCGGCCCCGCAGGGCCTGGAGCATCGCCTCGTAGGGCTCGGTCCCGGGCGGGCAGCTGGCCCAGGCCTCCCGCTCCAGCTCGGCCGGGTCGACCCGGGTCCGCTCGGCCAGCCGGTGCGCGGCGGGCAGGGCCACGCTGACCGGTTCGTCGACGAGGGGGACCGTGGCCACCCCCGACGGGAACGCCACCGGACGGCTCGACCAGCTCTCGGCCAGGAGCAGGTCCAGGTCACCGTTCAACAGCGCGGGCATGAGCTCGACGACCTCGCCGTCGCACAGCGTGATCCGGAGCCGCGGATGGGCGGCCGTGAGAGCCGCCAGCGGCCCCGGCAGCAGGGCCCGAATCGCACTGCCCACCCCGCCCAGGCGCAGGGGGCCCAGCACCTCGCCGCTCAGCTCGGCCAGGTCGCCGCGGGCCTCGGCGAGCTGGGCGAGGACGCGGACGGCGTGGTCGGCCAGGACGCGGCCGGCGTGGGTCAGGCGCACGGTGCGCCCGTGCGGCTCCAGCAGGGGCTGGCCCGCCTCGCGTTCGAGCTTGGCCAGCTGCTGGGAGAGCCCGGAGGGGGTCACGTGCCGGGCGCGCGCCGCGTCGGCGATGGTGCCGAGTTCGGCCACCGCCGCCAGGGCGCTCAGACGTTCGATGTTGAACACATCAGAAATGCTACCGAGAAAGCCCAACGAATCATCGCTTTTGTTTTCGGGTCGGGCGCGCCAGAGTGAACTTCATGAGCAAGAAGTCCGTTTCCGGCACCGGTTCCCGGCTCGAGCGACACGATCCCCTCCTGCTCGCCCTGGCGGGCGCCGCGTGCACGTCGCTGTCGGGTGTGCTGGTCAAGGCCTCGGGGGCCAACGCCGGAACCGCGGCGTTCCTGCGGTGCGCGCTCGCGCTGACGCTGCTGGTGCCGATGGCCGCGGTCGAGATCCGGCGGATCGGGTGGCGGCCGCGGCGCCTGGTGCTCATCGACACCGCCGCCGGGCTGTTGCTGGGTGTGGACTACGTGCTGTGGGCGGCGAGCATCGGGGAGGTCGGGGCGGGGATCGCGACCGTGCTCCTCAACGCCCAGCTCGTGGTCTTCCCCCTGCTGGCCCGGGTGTTCACGGGCACCCCGATCCGGCGGTCCTTCCTGATGGCCGCGCCCGTCATGCTGGTCGGCGTGGCCCTGTCCGCCGGGATCACGGGACCCTCGACCGCCGAGGGCGACCCGGTGCTGGGACTGGTCTACGGCTGCGCGGCCGGGGCGGCCTACGCCGGCTACCTGTTCCTGTCCCGCCTGGGCGGGGGCAGCGGTCACACCGCCACCCCGGTGTGCGTGGCGACCCTGGCCGGGGCGCTGTCGGCCGGCGCGCTGGGCGCGTGGTGGAGCGGCATCGACCTGGTCTCACTCGATCCGCGGGCGTGGGGCTGGCTCGCCCTGCTGGCCCTGACCGGCCAGGTGCTGACCTGGATCCTGGTGGGCGCCGCGCTGCCCCGGCTGGCGCCCAGTTCGGGCGCGGCCGTGCTGGTGCTGCCGCCCGTGCTCGCGGTCGGCGCGGGCGCGCTCCTGCTGGGCGAGCGCGCCACGCCCGTTCAGCTGGCCGGGTGCGCCCTGGTCCTGGTCGCGGTGTGGGCGTCCGAACGCGCGGCGCGCACCGCGACGCGTACCTAGGCCGTGTTCTTTGCGGCATTCCGGGCTCGCGGCCCGCAGTAGAACACGACCTAGGTGTTCAGTGGCTTGCGCACGTGGTGCCGACCGCGCTCGACCAGCGTGAACCCCGCCGACAGGTAGGCGGCGGCGGGCGCCGGGTACTCGTCCATGGGCCGAGCGTTGATGAAGACCTCCCGGCCGCCGCGGCGCGCCACCTCCGCACACGCGTGCCGGGCCAGCGCGGCGGCCAGTCCGCGCCGCCGGTGCGCGGGGACCACGCCCACCGGTTCGAGTTCGGCGCAGCCGCCGCGCGGGTCCCACCACACGGTGGCGCAGGCCGCCAACGAGCCGTCGGGCGCCTCCACGACCAGGTCAAGATCCGGATCGAAGAGCAGGGCCCGGCGCACGCGCGCCAGGTGGTCGCGGGTGAAGCCGCTGGTGGCCGACGGATCGACACGGTCGAGCACGTGCGGGGCCCACGGCATGTCGGCGGGCCGCCAGGCCGCCCGGTGCACGGCGACCCGCTCCGCCTCCTCACCCCGGCCCGCGGCCCGCACCCGGTAGCCCCGCGGCCACCGCGGCCCGTCCCCCGCCGCGGCCCGGACCATGCCTCTCACGGGGTCGGCGTCCTCGGGCTCGAACCCGGCCTCGGCCACGAGCGCGGGCAGGGCGTCGTCGCCGTGCGCCACGGGGATCCGCAGTTCCCCCGTCCCCGCCGCGCCCAGGGCCCACTCCAGGAGCCGACCCCCCGCGGCGGCGTCGACGGGGGCTCCGTGGACCGTGATCACGCCGGGCGAGAACCCGGCCCAGCCCACGGTCCGTCGCCCGCGCACGGCCACGACCGTGCGGCGGGGCAGCTGGTCGGTGGCGGCCTCCCAGCCGACCCCGCCCGGGTGCGGGCCCGCCGGCCACAGCTCCCGGGCCAGCCGCTGCGCGCCGATCGTGTCCTGGCGCCGCCAGGAGCGCAGTCTGAGCATCGGGGCCTCTCGTCGGGGACACGCCGCCCTCGGGCGCGGCGTCGCGGTGGAACCAGCGCACCCTAGCCGGTCACGGACGGCCGACGCCACACGGATGCCCAGGTGGGCGGGGCCTGCCCCGGGCGCGCGAAGCCGGAGCGAAGCAGGACCGAAGCCCGCGCGAAGCGGCGCCTGCCACCGTGTGGCCGGTGCCCGCCCACAGGCGGGTGCGGCTTCAAAGGACGGAAGAGTTCCATGTTGAAGAAGTTCCGGTCGGCCGCTCTGCTGGCGGCCGCCATCACCCTCGGCTCCCTGGCGGCGGCGTCGCCCGCGTCGGCGGCTTCGGCGGCGGCTCCCGTGGCGAGCTACAACGGCGCGTGCGGCAGCGGCTACTCCGTCGTCGACCACGCGAACATCGGTTCCAAGGGCACGGTCTTCCTGACCTACAACTCCAACGGCTACAACTGCGCGGTGACCGTGCGGGCCACCCCGGGCGCGGCGGTCGACATGACCGTCGGCCTCAAGCGCTCCAGCGACTCTCCCGCCCAGGCCCAGGAGGACGGCGGCAGGTACACGACCTACGCCGGCCCCGTCTACCGCTACGCGCCCAGCCACTGCGTGGACTGGTTCGGCAACATCAGCGGCACCAACGCGCACCGCACCGCCACGAACTGCTCCTGACTCCACCCTTCCCGCGCCGCGACGGGCGGCGTACCGACGTTCGACTGGAGTGCCATGAGGAACCTGCTCAGGAAGGCCGCCGCCGTAGCCGCGGCCGCCGCCATCACCGGCACGGGCCTGTTGGCGACCGCCGCCCCCGCCGCCGCGGCCACCTACAACGGGGCCTGCGGCTCCGGCTACACCCAGGTCAACAAGATCGAGCTGCCCAACAACCGGGGCACCACCTTCCTCACCTACAACGGTTCCACCGGCAACAACTGCGTGGTCACCGTGCGCACGAACCCCGGGACGGCCACGCACATGGAGGCGTTCATCCGCACCACGGGCTCGTCGACCTGGAAGAAGGACAGCGGCAACTTCACCACCTACGCCGGCCCGGTCTACCTCAGCGCCGCCGGGCGGTGCGTCGACTGGGGCGGCACGATCGGCACGGCCACGCTGACCGAGAAGGCCACCAACTGCGGCTGACCGGCCGGACCCGCGCCACCTCGTACCCCACACCTCGACACGTGATCGGAACATGACATGAAGAAGCTCACCACGAAGGCCGCCGCCGTCGCCGCGGCCGCCGCCATCGCCGTCAGCGGCGTGCTCGTCAGCGCCTCCCCCGCCGCCGCGGCCACCTACGGCGGCGAGTGCGGCAGCGGCTACAAGGTCGTCAACGAGGACAACGTCGGCAGCAAGGGCACCGTCTATCTGACCTACAACAGCTCGACCGGCAGGAACTGTGTGGTGACCAAGCGCCACAGCCCCGGTTCGGCCGTGGTCATCGAGGCCGGCCTGTCGGTCAGCCCCGCGGGCAACCACTGGGCCGCCTACGAGGGCGGCAGCTTCACGTCCTACGCCGGACCGGTCTACCTCAACGCCGCCGGCAAGTGCGTCGACTGGATGGGCCGGATCGGCGGCACGGAGGGCGGCGAGCGCGGCACCAACTGCGGCTGACCCCACGGCCGGGCGGCGCCGGACCTCGCAAGGGGTCCGGCGCCGCCCGGCCTCCCGCATGCGCCCCCGCGCGCCCGCCGCGCCACGGTTTGGACCTTCGGCGAAACAAACCGTCACCACGTCCGAATCACAACGCACCAGGTCAACTCACGGCGATATCGGACATGCGCGCAGGCCCCGCACGACGAGTGGACTGCGCACGGAACCCTCCCGTAGGCTCCGCGACGCTACGCGGTGAACTACGCATCGCGCGTGAGGGGGCCAGGGGTGTTGAACGACCTGTCGGGGATTCGGTACAGATTGCTCGGTTCTGTCGAAGTTCAGGCGGAGGGACGCAGGATCCGCACCGGCGGACCCAAACGGCGGACCCTCCTGGCGGCCCTCCTCCTCCAACCCGACACCGTGGTCCCCGACGAGCGGCTCATCGACCTCGTCTGGGGCGAGCGTCCGCCGCGTGGGGCCCGAGCCCAGCTCCAGGGCCATGTCCACGGACTGCGCAAGGCCCTGGGCGCCGACACCATCCACAGATCCGGCTGCGGCTACCGTGCGGTGGTCCCCGAGGGCGCCACGGACCTGGGCGTCTTCGAGCGGAGCCTGGCACTGGCCGCGGCCGACCGCGCCGCCGACCGTCTGGACGAGGCGGCCCGCACGCTGCGCCTCGGCCTGGCGCTGTGGACCGGGCCGGCGCTGAGCGGCGTCACCCCGGCGCTGGCCGAGCACGCCCGACCCGCCCTGGAGGAATCCCGCCTGCGGGCCCGGGAGGAGCTGTACGAGGTCGAGCTGCGGCGCGGACGCGCGGCGTCGGTCGTCGCCGAGCTCCGGACGCTGTGCGCGGACCACCCCACCAGGGAGAGCCTCACCGGGCTGCTCATGAGCGCCCTGCACCGCAGCGGGCGCACCGGCGAGGCACTGGCGGCCTACGCGGCGCTGCGCGCGGTCCTGGCCGAGGAACTGGGCACCGATCCCGGCGCGGAGCTGCGGCGCCTGCACCTGGACCTGCTGCACGCGAACGAACCGGGACGCGAGGGCGACGGCGATCGCGAGCCGCCGCGGACGGGGCGTGCCCGGGTCCGCCCGGCCGAACTCCCCCTGGCCGTGGGCCGGTTGGTGGGGCGTGCCGCGGAGATGGGCGCGCTCGACCGCGCTCTGGACGCCGACCGTGCCGACGGACGCTCCACGACGGTCTTCCTCCTGACCGGGGTGGCGGGGGTCGGCAAGAGCGCCCTGGCGCTGCACTGGGGCGCGTCCGTGCGCGACCGGTTCCGGGACGGCCAGGTGTACGTCGACCTGCACGGCTCGACACCCGGCCGGAAGCCGACACCGACCGGCGACGCCCTGCGCCAGCTCCTGCGCAGCCTGGGCGTGGACCCGGGCGACCTGCCGACGGACGCGTGCGAGCTGGCCAAGCTGTTCCGGTCGGTGACCGCCGACCAGTGTCTGCTGTTCCTGCTCGACGACGCCGACTCGGTGGAACAGGTGGCCCCGCTGCTGGCGGGCGGCCGCGGCAGCGCCGTACTGGTGACCAGCCGCAACGACCTGACCGGGCTGGTGGCGTTCTTCGGTGCCCACCCGGTGCGGCTGGACGTGCTCACCCGCGAGTCCGCGATGGAACTGTTCGCCGGAGTGGCCGGTGTACCGGCCGTGGACGCGGCGGCGGTCGCCGGGATCGTCGAGGAGTGCGGCTACCTGCCGTTGTCCGTGCGACTGGCGGCGGCCACGCTGGCGGTCCGCACGCTCTACGGCGACCGCGTACGCCGGTTCGCGCGCGGCGGCACCGCCGGGGCGGTCGACCTCTCCGCGGGCCCGATGCCGCCCGCCCGCGATCCCGCCGTGTGTTGACCCGGCCCCATCGACGCGGTGCCGGGCACCCGGCGGCCCGGGCAGGGGGCGGAGGCGCATCGCCGCCCCCGCCCCGCGACCCGCGGCTCAGCCGTGCACGGCCGGCCGTTCGTCGGTGTACACCCCCTGCGCCGGGGGTTTGGCCCGCCCCCACTCCATGCGCGACCACGGCGGAGCCAGCTCGGCGAGGTCGTGGACGACCGTGGGCGCCAGGTCCTCGACCGCCTCGGCCTCGGCGTGCCGGGCGAAGACCGGTTCGACGTAGCGGTGGCCGGTGTCGGCGGCCACGAACACGACGCGCCGCCGGGGGTCGCGCAGCCGCTCCCACCGGGCGATGAGGTAGGCGGCGCCGGTGGACAGGCCCGCGAACACCGCGTGGCGGCGCAGCAGGTCGACGCTCCCGGCCAGCGCGGGCTCGAAGCCGGTCCAGTGGACGGTGTCGTAGAGGGTGTGGTCGACGTTGCCGAAAGGGATGGAGCTGCCGATGCCCGCGATGATCATGCCGCGGTCCTCGACCTCATCGCTGCCGAAGGTGACGCTGCCGAAGGGTTGGACGCCCACCAGCCGGGTGTCGGGATCGTGCTCGCGCAGGTAGGTCGCCAGCGCCCCGGTGGAGGCCCCCGAGCCCACGCCGCCCACGAGGGTGAGCGGCCCGGGTCCGGTCTCCGCGGCCACGCGCTCGGCGACCTCGCGGTAGCCCAGGTAGTGGATGGAGTCGTGGTACTGGCGCATCCAGTGGTACTCGGGGTGCGCGCGCAGGACCTCGCGCACCCGGGCCACCCTCCTGCTCTGGTCCAGGCGCAGGTCGTCCGAGGGCGGCATCTGCTCCAGCGTCGCGCCCAGGACGTCGAGCTGGACGCGGGTGACGTGGTCGATGGTCGTGGAACCGATGATGTGGCAGTGCAGCCCGTAGCGGTGGCAGGCCAGGGCGAGGCCGTAGGCGTAGATCCCGCTGGAGCTGTCCATCAGGGTGTCGCCGGGGCGGACGGCGCCGGTGTCGAGCAGGTGGCGGACGGCCGCCAGCGCCGACACCACCTTCATCGACTCGAAGCGCAGGCACACCAGGCCCTCGCCCAGATCGATCAGGTCAGGTCGGCCGAGTGCGTCGCATACGTGGTGGTCCAAGTTCGTTCTCCGTCGGTCCTGGAGGGGGTGGAGAAGACCCGGGTGGGCATCAGCCCTTCGCCCCGCAGTCGGCGGACCGCGGCGTCGATCCGGGCGCTCAGATCGGGAACGGTGGCGTCGAACAGCACACCGGCGACATTGCCGCTGTGCGCGACCTGGATGCCGACCGCCTCACTGTGGCGGGCGACGCCCCTGATCTTCCCCAACTCCTCCTTGGGTAGAACCCGTTGGTTGAGGATCGCGCTCTCGGTGCTCACCCGGCCGACCTCCGCGGCGTCGCCGGCGGCGACGGCCGCGCGCAGAGCGGAGCGCAGCCGTTCGTAGACGGCGGCGTCCCGGCTCCGCACGGTGCCGGGCAGGCGCATGGTGTCGACCGGTCGCCCGTGGCCGGTCAGGCAGCCGACCACGGCGAGTTCGGGCAGGGCCGCACCCAGGTCCTCCAGGACGCGGCCCTCGCGCTGGGCGAAGAGCACGGGGCGCCCGCCC
This region includes:
- a CDS encoding GHMP kinase is translated as MTTGLGQATCHHGELLQGVFLDDNGHPVRGLVTLPMADPLTYAEFTPLPGTGPHRIAVDPPGRDKAVRAAALAVAECARATGRPAVGGHLRITGGLPAGLGLGSSTSDVTAAIHAVADAYGTLPRPASVARMAVAAEGASDPVMLGGRPVLFAQREGRVLEDLGAALPELAVVGCLTGHGRPVDTMRLPGTVRSRDAAVYERLRSALRAAVAAGDAAEVGRVSTESAILNQRVLPKEELGKIRGVARHSEAVGIQVAHSGNVAGVLFDATVPDLSARIDAAVRRLRGEGLMPTRVFSTPSRTDGERTWTTTYATHSADLT